One genomic segment of Ricinus communis isolate WT05 ecotype wild-type chromosome 5, ASM1957865v1, whole genome shotgun sequence includes these proteins:
- the LOC8270501 gene encoding uncharacterized protein LOC8270501 isoform X5 — translation MSMTSFQLPNQYATRLDWFAVDLEGEHSAMDGRILEEHTEYVVYAIHKILDQYKESHDAREREGAATSGNLPKSVILVGHSMGGFVARAAIIHPHLRKSAVETILTLSTPHQSPPVALQPSLGHYFARVNEEWRKRYEVQTTRTGRFMSDPLFSHVVVVSISGGYNDYQVRSKLESLDDIVPSTHGFMISSTGMKNVWLSMEHQAILWCNQLVVQVSHTLLSLIDSRTGEPFPDTQKRLAVFSQMLRSGIPQTFNWMRQSLPSYQATHAPIKHIKNALGSQVSTLSGCPSNVHWNDDSLERDLYIQTTTMTVLAMDGRRRWLDIQKLGSNGKGHFIFVTNLAPCSGVRIHLWPEKGQSPTDLAASRKVVEVTSKLVQIPSRPAPRQIEPGSQTEQAPPSAVLRLTPEDMHGFRFLTISVAPRPTISGRPPPATSMAVGQFFNPDDGERDISAQLMLLSTYSQKEIFLKEDHPLAFNLSFSISLGLLPVTLSLRTMGCGIKRSGLPADEAGDMESSRLCKLRCFPPVALAWDPTSGLHIFPNLYSETIIVDSSPALWSATKGSERTTVLLLVDPHCSYKMSVAVSETAAASRFLLLYSSQIVGFSIAVIFFALMRQAHAWDADLPVPSVLSAVESNLRLPLPFLLLGIIPILISLFISFLLSQPLPPFASFIIVSVICYLFANGSMILLIFVSQLVFYAAAIIHVFIKTRWQGQEGNFRLGFLHWFLNLSSSFFQLKQVVRVLRVNPSLVTALTAITLGCFVHPALGLFILLLSHALCCHNALCGFLTASFRSHARRKELFDCKDEENKRSQEFASSNGVCNHNSPLEENSSNSPNSSKSFGDTQLEIFHHRHGLLILHLLAALMFVPSLVAWLQRIGLGHSFPWFLDSALCIGVILHGILNTKPECNSQFSLSVIQGRELRLDFVYLLAGYYSYLYGLGLEPYRVFYAMAAVGFISLALRILWSKEKGEQRFGRRKHSHKH, via the exons ATGAGCATGACTAGCTTTCAATTACCTAACCAATATGCTACCAGGCTGGACTGGTTCGCTGTAGATCTTGAAGGTGAACATTCAGCAATGGATGGTCGGatacttgaagaacacacggAATATGTTGTATATGCCATTCACAAG ATTTTGGATCAATACAAGGAATCTCATGATGCCCGAGAAAGAGAAGGAGCTGCAACCTCTGGTAATTTGCCAAAAAGTGTGATATTGGTTGGACATTCTATGGGTGGTTTTGTTGCTAGAGCTGCAATTATCCATCCTCATTTGAGGAAATCAGCCGTTGAGACTATTCTTACACTTTCAACCCCACACCA ATCACCTCCTGTGGCACTGCAGCCATCATTGGGTCATTATTTTGCACGTGTAAATGAGGAATGGAGAAAGAGATATGAGGTTCAAACCACTCGAACAGGACGTTTCATGTCGGACCCCCTGTTCTCTCATGTTGTTGTTGTCTCCATCTCCGGTGGTTATAATGATTATCAG GTAAGATCGAAGTTAGAAAGCCTAGATGATATTGTGCCTTCCACACATGGCTTTATGATAAGTAGTACCGGCATGAAAAATGTGTGGCTGTCCATGGAACATCAGGCTATCTTATGGTGTAATCAATTAGTTGTGCAA GTATCACATACTCTCCTTAGTCTGATAGACTCCAGAACAGGTGAACCATTTCCTGACACTCAAAAGAGACTAGCAGTATTTTCACAAATGCTTCGTAGTGGGATACCACAGACTTTCAATTGGATGAGGCAATCACTTCCATCTTATCAGGCAACTCATGCTCCTATCAAGCATATAAAAAATGCTCTTG GTTCTCAAGTATCTACTTTATCTGGTTGTCCCAGCAATGTTCACTGGAATGATGATAGCCTTGAGAGGGATCTTTACATCCAGACTACCACTATGACTGTTTTGGCCATGGATGGGAGGAGGCGGTGGTTGGACATACAGAAATTG GGTTCAAATGGGAAAGGCCATTTTATCTTTGTGACAAATCTTGCTCCTTGTTCTGGGGTTAGAATTCATCTGTGGCCTGAAAAGGGGCAATCGCCTACAGATCTGGCTGCCAGTAGAAAGGTTGTAGAGGTGACATCAAAGTTGGTGCAAATCCCTTCACGGCCAGCACCAAGACAG ATTGAACCTGGTAGTCAGACTGAGCAAGCACCTCCATCTGCTGTACTTCGTTTGACCCCAGAGGATATGCATGGTTTCAGATTCTTGACTATCTCAGTTGCTCCCCGTCCG ACTATTTCAGGCAGACCTCCACCAGCAACTTCCATGGCAGTTGGTCAGTTCTTTAACCCAGACGATGGGGAAAGAGATATATCTGCTCAGTTAATGCTTCTATCTACCTATTCTCAAAAG gaaatatttttgaaagaagATCATCCCCTTGCTTTCAACTTGTCATTTTCTATTAGCTTAGGCCTTTTGCCTGTTACTTTATCTCTAAGAACTATGGGCTGTGGAATAAAAAGGTCAGGGCTTCCTGCTGATGAGGCTGGAGACATGGAAAGCAGTA GGCTTTGTAAACTGCGCTGTTTCCCACCTGTGGCACTTGCATGGGATCCTACATCAGGCCTTCACATATTTCCTAATTTATACAGCGAAACTATAATTGTTGATTCCTCACCAGCCCTTTGGAGTGCTACCAAGGGATCTGAAAGGACCACTGTTCTGTTACTG GTTGATCCTCATTGTTCGTATAAAATGAGTGTTGCTGTTTCTGAAACTGCAGCTGCCAGCAGGTTTTTGCTGTTGTATAGTTCACAG ATTGTTGGCTTCTCCATTGCTGTTATCTTTTTTGCTCTAATGCGGCAAGCACATGCGTGGGATGCTGATTTGCCTGTACCTTCGGTGCTGTCAGCTGTGGAATCCAATTTGAGATTGCCATTGCCGTTCTTGCTTCTAGGCATTATACCCATTTTGATTTCCTTGTTCATTTCCTTTCTATTGTCTCAACCGCTCCCTCCATTTGCTAGCTTCATCATTGTTTCAGTGATTTGCTACTTGTTTGCAAATGGATCCATGATTCTTCTGATATTTGTTTCCCAATTGGTCTTCTATGCGGCTGCCATTATACATGTTTTCATCAAGACAAG GTGGCAAGGACAGGAAGGGAACTTTCGCTTAGGATTTCTTCATTGGTTTCTTAATCTTTCTTCCAGTTTTTTCCAATTAAAG cAGGTTGTAAGGGTTCTAAGAGTCAATCCATCACTTGTAACAGCTCTGACTGCTATCACCTTGGGTTGCTTCGTCCATCCAGCATTGGGTTTATTCATTCTTCTCTTGTCTCATGCTTTGTGCTGTCATAATGCACTGTGCGG TTTTTTGACGGCTTCCTTTCGCAGCCATGCACGGAGAAAGGAACTCTTTGATTGCaaagatgaagaaaataaaagatctcAAGAGTTTGCATCGAGCAATGGAGTGTGCAACCATAATTCCCCATTGGAAGAAAATAGCTCCAATAGTCCAAACTCTTCAAAGAGTTTTGGTGACACACAGTTGGAGATCTTTCATCACCGACATGGCTTGTTGATCCTGCATCTTCTTGCGGCACTGATGTTTGTCCCTTCCCTTGTGGCTTGGCTGCAG AGAATAGGATTGGGACATAGCTTCCCATGGTTCCTGGATTCAGCTCTTTGCATCGGTGTCATTCTTCATGGTATCTTAAACACGAAACCAGAGTGCAATTCTCAGTTTTCCTTGTCAGTAATACAGGGGAGGGAATTGAGATTGGATTTTGTCTACCTTCTTGCTGGCTATTATTCCTATCTTTATGGATTGGGTTTGGAGCCATATAGAGTTTTTTATGCCATGGCTGCTGTAGGCTTCATATCCTTAGCTTTAAGGATATTATGGAGCAAAGAGAAGGGAGAGCAACGATTTGGGAGAAGAAAGCATTCTCATAAACATTGA
- the LOC8270501 gene encoding uncharacterized protein LOC8270501 isoform X1 — MQGFRAKIRVGVLVIITIWIGLYALYGLLKPISNGCIMTYMYPTYIPISSSGDGAKYGLYLYHEGWKKIDYNEHLKQLNGVPVLFIPGNGGSYKQVRSLAAESDRAYQGGPLERTFYQEAYLNPEETGVKMSMTSFQLPNQYATRLDWFAVDLEGEHSAMDGRILEEHTEYVVYAIHKILDQYKESHDAREREGAATSGNLPKSVILVGHSMGGFVARAAIIHPHLRKSAVETILTLSTPHQSPPVALQPSLGHYFARVNEEWRKRYEVQTTRTGRFMSDPLFSHVVVVSISGGYNDYQVRSKLESLDDIVPSTHGFMISSTGMKNVWLSMEHQAILWCNQLVVQVSHTLLSLIDSRTGEPFPDTQKRLAVFSQMLRSGIPQTFNWMRQSLPSYQATHAPIKHIKNALGSQVSTLSGCPSNVHWNDDSLERDLYIQTTTMTVLAMDGRRRWLDIQKLGSNGKGHFIFVTNLAPCSGVRIHLWPEKGQSPTDLAASRKVVEVTSKLVQIPSRPAPRQIEPGSQTEQAPPSAVLRLTPEDMHGFRFLTISVAPRPTISGRPPPATSMAVGQFFNPDDGERDISAQLMLLSTYSQKEIFLKEDHPLAFNLSFSISLGLLPVTLSLRTMGCGIKRSGLPADEAGDMESSRLCKLRCFPPVALAWDPTSGLHIFPNLYSETIIVDSSPALWSATKGSERTTVLLLVDPHCSYKMSVAVSETAAASRFLLLYSSQIVGFSIAVIFFALMRQAHAWDADLPVPSVLSAVESNLRLPLPFLLLGIIPILISLFISFLLSQPLPPFASFIIVSVICYLFANGSMILLIFVSQLVFYAAAIIHVFIKTRWQGQEGNFRLGFLHWFLNLSSSFFQLKQVVRVLRVNPSLVTALTAITLGCFVHPALGLFILLLSHALCCHNALCGFLTASFRSHARRKELFDCKDEENKRSQEFASSNGVCNHNSPLEENSSNSPNSSKSFGDTQLEIFHHRHGLLILHLLAALMFVPSLVAWLQRIGLGHSFPWFLDSALCIGVILHGILNTKPECNSQFSLSVIQGRELRLDFVYLLAGYYSYLYGLGLEPYRVFYAMAAVGFISLALRILWSKEKGEQRFGRRKHSHKH; from the exons ATGCAAGGATTCAGAGCAAAGATTAGAGTTGGCGTTCTTGTTATAATAACCATATGGATCGGTTTATATGCGCTCTACGGCTTACTAAAGCCGATTTCGAATGGTTGTATAATGACTTATATGTATCCTACTTATATTCCGATTTCGTCTAGTGGAGATGGTGCAAAGTATGGATTGTACTTGTATCATGAGGGATGGAAAAAAATTGATTACAATGAGCATTTAAAGCAGCTCAATGGCGTTCCTGTTCTTTTTATTCCTGGCAATGGTGGTAGCTACAAACAG GTAAGGTCCTTGGCTGCAGAGTCTGACAGGGCATATCAAGGAGGTCCACTTGAACGGACATTTTATCAAGAGGCTTACTTAAATCCTGAGGAAACAGGGGTGAAAATGAGCATGACTAGCTTTCAATTACCTAACCAATATGCTACCAGGCTGGACTGGTTCGCTGTAGATCTTGAAGGTGAACATTCAGCAATGGATGGTCGGatacttgaagaacacacggAATATGTTGTATATGCCATTCACAAG ATTTTGGATCAATACAAGGAATCTCATGATGCCCGAGAAAGAGAAGGAGCTGCAACCTCTGGTAATTTGCCAAAAAGTGTGATATTGGTTGGACATTCTATGGGTGGTTTTGTTGCTAGAGCTGCAATTATCCATCCTCATTTGAGGAAATCAGCCGTTGAGACTATTCTTACACTTTCAACCCCACACCA ATCACCTCCTGTGGCACTGCAGCCATCATTGGGTCATTATTTTGCACGTGTAAATGAGGAATGGAGAAAGAGATATGAGGTTCAAACCACTCGAACAGGACGTTTCATGTCGGACCCCCTGTTCTCTCATGTTGTTGTTGTCTCCATCTCCGGTGGTTATAATGATTATCAG GTAAGATCGAAGTTAGAAAGCCTAGATGATATTGTGCCTTCCACACATGGCTTTATGATAAGTAGTACCGGCATGAAAAATGTGTGGCTGTCCATGGAACATCAGGCTATCTTATGGTGTAATCAATTAGTTGTGCAA GTATCACATACTCTCCTTAGTCTGATAGACTCCAGAACAGGTGAACCATTTCCTGACACTCAAAAGAGACTAGCAGTATTTTCACAAATGCTTCGTAGTGGGATACCACAGACTTTCAATTGGATGAGGCAATCACTTCCATCTTATCAGGCAACTCATGCTCCTATCAAGCATATAAAAAATGCTCTTG GTTCTCAAGTATCTACTTTATCTGGTTGTCCCAGCAATGTTCACTGGAATGATGATAGCCTTGAGAGGGATCTTTACATCCAGACTACCACTATGACTGTTTTGGCCATGGATGGGAGGAGGCGGTGGTTGGACATACAGAAATTG GGTTCAAATGGGAAAGGCCATTTTATCTTTGTGACAAATCTTGCTCCTTGTTCTGGGGTTAGAATTCATCTGTGGCCTGAAAAGGGGCAATCGCCTACAGATCTGGCTGCCAGTAGAAAGGTTGTAGAGGTGACATCAAAGTTGGTGCAAATCCCTTCACGGCCAGCACCAAGACAG ATTGAACCTGGTAGTCAGACTGAGCAAGCACCTCCATCTGCTGTACTTCGTTTGACCCCAGAGGATATGCATGGTTTCAGATTCTTGACTATCTCAGTTGCTCCCCGTCCG ACTATTTCAGGCAGACCTCCACCAGCAACTTCCATGGCAGTTGGTCAGTTCTTTAACCCAGACGATGGGGAAAGAGATATATCTGCTCAGTTAATGCTTCTATCTACCTATTCTCAAAAG gaaatatttttgaaagaagATCATCCCCTTGCTTTCAACTTGTCATTTTCTATTAGCTTAGGCCTTTTGCCTGTTACTTTATCTCTAAGAACTATGGGCTGTGGAATAAAAAGGTCAGGGCTTCCTGCTGATGAGGCTGGAGACATGGAAAGCAGTA GGCTTTGTAAACTGCGCTGTTTCCCACCTGTGGCACTTGCATGGGATCCTACATCAGGCCTTCACATATTTCCTAATTTATACAGCGAAACTATAATTGTTGATTCCTCACCAGCCCTTTGGAGTGCTACCAAGGGATCTGAAAGGACCACTGTTCTGTTACTG GTTGATCCTCATTGTTCGTATAAAATGAGTGTTGCTGTTTCTGAAACTGCAGCTGCCAGCAGGTTTTTGCTGTTGTATAGTTCACAG ATTGTTGGCTTCTCCATTGCTGTTATCTTTTTTGCTCTAATGCGGCAAGCACATGCGTGGGATGCTGATTTGCCTGTACCTTCGGTGCTGTCAGCTGTGGAATCCAATTTGAGATTGCCATTGCCGTTCTTGCTTCTAGGCATTATACCCATTTTGATTTCCTTGTTCATTTCCTTTCTATTGTCTCAACCGCTCCCTCCATTTGCTAGCTTCATCATTGTTTCAGTGATTTGCTACTTGTTTGCAAATGGATCCATGATTCTTCTGATATTTGTTTCCCAATTGGTCTTCTATGCGGCTGCCATTATACATGTTTTCATCAAGACAAG GTGGCAAGGACAGGAAGGGAACTTTCGCTTAGGATTTCTTCATTGGTTTCTTAATCTTTCTTCCAGTTTTTTCCAATTAAAG cAGGTTGTAAGGGTTCTAAGAGTCAATCCATCACTTGTAACAGCTCTGACTGCTATCACCTTGGGTTGCTTCGTCCATCCAGCATTGGGTTTATTCATTCTTCTCTTGTCTCATGCTTTGTGCTGTCATAATGCACTGTGCGG TTTTTTGACGGCTTCCTTTCGCAGCCATGCACGGAGAAAGGAACTCTTTGATTGCaaagatgaagaaaataaaagatctcAAGAGTTTGCATCGAGCAATGGAGTGTGCAACCATAATTCCCCATTGGAAGAAAATAGCTCCAATAGTCCAAACTCTTCAAAGAGTTTTGGTGACACACAGTTGGAGATCTTTCATCACCGACATGGCTTGTTGATCCTGCATCTTCTTGCGGCACTGATGTTTGTCCCTTCCCTTGTGGCTTGGCTGCAG AGAATAGGATTGGGACATAGCTTCCCATGGTTCCTGGATTCAGCTCTTTGCATCGGTGTCATTCTTCATGGTATCTTAAACACGAAACCAGAGTGCAATTCTCAGTTTTCCTTGTCAGTAATACAGGGGAGGGAATTGAGATTGGATTTTGTCTACCTTCTTGCTGGCTATTATTCCTATCTTTATGGATTGGGTTTGGAGCCATATAGAGTTTTTTATGCCATGGCTGCTGTAGGCTTCATATCCTTAGCTTTAAGGATATTATGGAGCAAAGAGAAGGGAGAGCAACGATTTGGGAGAAGAAAGCATTCTCATAAACATTGA
- the LOC8270501 gene encoding uncharacterized protein LOC8270501 isoform X4: MQGFRAKIRVGVLVIITIWIGLYALYGLLKPISNGCIMTYMYPTYIPISSSGDGAKYGLYLYHEGWKKIDYNEHLKQLNGVPVLFIPGNGGSYKQVRSLAAESDRAYQGGPLERTFYQEAYLNPEETGVKMSMTSFQLPNQYATRLDWFAVDLEGEHSAMDGRILEEHTEYVVYAIHKILDQYKESHDAREREGAATSGNLPKSVILVGHSMGGFVARAAIIHPHLRKSAVETILTLSTPHQSPPVALQPSLGHYFARVNEEWRKRYEVQTTRTGRFMSDPLFSHVVVVSISGGYNDYQVRSKLESLDDIVPSTHGFMISSTGMKNVWLSMEHQAILWCNQLVVQVSHTLLSLIDSRTGEPFPDTQKRLAVFSQMLRSGIPQTFNWMRQSLPSYQATHAPIKHIKNALGSQVSTLSGCPSNVHWNDDSLERDLYIQTTTMTVLAMDGRRRWLDIQKLGSNGKGHFIFVTNLAPCSGVRIHLWPEKGQSPTDLAASRKVVEVTSKLVQIPSRPAPRQIEPGSQTEQAPPSAVLRLTPEDMHGFRFLTISVAPRPTISGRPPPATSMAVGQFFNPDDGERDISAQLMLLSTYSQKEIFLKEDHPLAFNLSFSISLGLLPVTLSLRTMGCGIKRSGLPADEAGDMESSRLCKLRCFPPVALAWDPTSGLHIFPNLYSETIIVDSSPALWSATKGSERTTVLLLVDPHCSYKMSVAVSETAAASRFLLLYSSQIVGFSIAVIFFALMRQAHAWDADLPVPSVLSAVESNLRLPLPFLLLGIIPILISLFISFLLSQPLPPFASFIIVSVICYLFANGSMILLIFVSQLVFYAAAIIHVFIKTRWQGQEGNFRLGFLHWFLNLSSSFFQLKVVRVLRVNPSLVTALTAITLGCFVHPALGLFILLLSHALCCHNALCGHARRKELFDCKDEENKRSQEFASSNGVCNHNSPLEENSSNSPNSSKSFGDTQLEIFHHRHGLLILHLLAALMFVPSLVAWLQRIGLGHSFPWFLDSALCIGVILHGILNTKPECNSQFSLSVIQGRELRLDFVYLLAGYYSYLYGLGLEPYRVFYAMAAVGFISLALRILWSKEKGEQRFGRRKHSHKH; encoded by the exons ATGCAAGGATTCAGAGCAAAGATTAGAGTTGGCGTTCTTGTTATAATAACCATATGGATCGGTTTATATGCGCTCTACGGCTTACTAAAGCCGATTTCGAATGGTTGTATAATGACTTATATGTATCCTACTTATATTCCGATTTCGTCTAGTGGAGATGGTGCAAAGTATGGATTGTACTTGTATCATGAGGGATGGAAAAAAATTGATTACAATGAGCATTTAAAGCAGCTCAATGGCGTTCCTGTTCTTTTTATTCCTGGCAATGGTGGTAGCTACAAACAG GTAAGGTCCTTGGCTGCAGAGTCTGACAGGGCATATCAAGGAGGTCCACTTGAACGGACATTTTATCAAGAGGCTTACTTAAATCCTGAGGAAACAGGGGTGAAAATGAGCATGACTAGCTTTCAATTACCTAACCAATATGCTACCAGGCTGGACTGGTTCGCTGTAGATCTTGAAGGTGAACATTCAGCAATGGATGGTCGGatacttgaagaacacacggAATATGTTGTATATGCCATTCACAAG ATTTTGGATCAATACAAGGAATCTCATGATGCCCGAGAAAGAGAAGGAGCTGCAACCTCTGGTAATTTGCCAAAAAGTGTGATATTGGTTGGACATTCTATGGGTGGTTTTGTTGCTAGAGCTGCAATTATCCATCCTCATTTGAGGAAATCAGCCGTTGAGACTATTCTTACACTTTCAACCCCACACCA ATCACCTCCTGTGGCACTGCAGCCATCATTGGGTCATTATTTTGCACGTGTAAATGAGGAATGGAGAAAGAGATATGAGGTTCAAACCACTCGAACAGGACGTTTCATGTCGGACCCCCTGTTCTCTCATGTTGTTGTTGTCTCCATCTCCGGTGGTTATAATGATTATCAG GTAAGATCGAAGTTAGAAAGCCTAGATGATATTGTGCCTTCCACACATGGCTTTATGATAAGTAGTACCGGCATGAAAAATGTGTGGCTGTCCATGGAACATCAGGCTATCTTATGGTGTAATCAATTAGTTGTGCAA GTATCACATACTCTCCTTAGTCTGATAGACTCCAGAACAGGTGAACCATTTCCTGACACTCAAAAGAGACTAGCAGTATTTTCACAAATGCTTCGTAGTGGGATACCACAGACTTTCAATTGGATGAGGCAATCACTTCCATCTTATCAGGCAACTCATGCTCCTATCAAGCATATAAAAAATGCTCTTG GTTCTCAAGTATCTACTTTATCTGGTTGTCCCAGCAATGTTCACTGGAATGATGATAGCCTTGAGAGGGATCTTTACATCCAGACTACCACTATGACTGTTTTGGCCATGGATGGGAGGAGGCGGTGGTTGGACATACAGAAATTG GGTTCAAATGGGAAAGGCCATTTTATCTTTGTGACAAATCTTGCTCCTTGTTCTGGGGTTAGAATTCATCTGTGGCCTGAAAAGGGGCAATCGCCTACAGATCTGGCTGCCAGTAGAAAGGTTGTAGAGGTGACATCAAAGTTGGTGCAAATCCCTTCACGGCCAGCACCAAGACAG ATTGAACCTGGTAGTCAGACTGAGCAAGCACCTCCATCTGCTGTACTTCGTTTGACCCCAGAGGATATGCATGGTTTCAGATTCTTGACTATCTCAGTTGCTCCCCGTCCG ACTATTTCAGGCAGACCTCCACCAGCAACTTCCATGGCAGTTGGTCAGTTCTTTAACCCAGACGATGGGGAAAGAGATATATCTGCTCAGTTAATGCTTCTATCTACCTATTCTCAAAAG gaaatatttttgaaagaagATCATCCCCTTGCTTTCAACTTGTCATTTTCTATTAGCTTAGGCCTTTTGCCTGTTACTTTATCTCTAAGAACTATGGGCTGTGGAATAAAAAGGTCAGGGCTTCCTGCTGATGAGGCTGGAGACATGGAAAGCAGTA GGCTTTGTAAACTGCGCTGTTTCCCACCTGTGGCACTTGCATGGGATCCTACATCAGGCCTTCACATATTTCCTAATTTATACAGCGAAACTATAATTGTTGATTCCTCACCAGCCCTTTGGAGTGCTACCAAGGGATCTGAAAGGACCACTGTTCTGTTACTG GTTGATCCTCATTGTTCGTATAAAATGAGTGTTGCTGTTTCTGAAACTGCAGCTGCCAGCAGGTTTTTGCTGTTGTATAGTTCACAG ATTGTTGGCTTCTCCATTGCTGTTATCTTTTTTGCTCTAATGCGGCAAGCACATGCGTGGGATGCTGATTTGCCTGTACCTTCGGTGCTGTCAGCTGTGGAATCCAATTTGAGATTGCCATTGCCGTTCTTGCTTCTAGGCATTATACCCATTTTGATTTCCTTGTTCATTTCCTTTCTATTGTCTCAACCGCTCCCTCCATTTGCTAGCTTCATCATTGTTTCAGTGATTTGCTACTTGTTTGCAAATGGATCCATGATTCTTCTGATATTTGTTTCCCAATTGGTCTTCTATGCGGCTGCCATTATACATGTTTTCATCAAGACAAG GTGGCAAGGACAGGAAGGGAACTTTCGCTTAGGATTTCTTCATTGGTTTCTTAATCTTTCTTCCAGTTTTTTCCAATTAAAG GTTGTAAGGGTTCTAAGAGTCAATCCATCACTTGTAACAGCTCTGACTGCTATCACCTTGGGTTGCTTCGTCCATCCAGCATTGGGTTTATTCATTCTTCTCTTGTCTCATGCTTTGTGCTGTCATAATGCACTGTGCGG CCATGCACGGAGAAAGGAACTCTTTGATTGCaaagatgaagaaaataaaagatctcAAGAGTTTGCATCGAGCAATGGAGTGTGCAACCATAATTCCCCATTGGAAGAAAATAGCTCCAATAGTCCAAACTCTTCAAAGAGTTTTGGTGACACACAGTTGGAGATCTTTCATCACCGACATGGCTTGTTGATCCTGCATCTTCTTGCGGCACTGATGTTTGTCCCTTCCCTTGTGGCTTGGCTGCAG AGAATAGGATTGGGACATAGCTTCCCATGGTTCCTGGATTCAGCTCTTTGCATCGGTGTCATTCTTCATGGTATCTTAAACACGAAACCAGAGTGCAATTCTCAGTTTTCCTTGTCAGTAATACAGGGGAGGGAATTGAGATTGGATTTTGTCTACCTTCTTGCTGGCTATTATTCCTATCTTTATGGATTGGGTTTGGAGCCATATAGAGTTTTTTATGCCATGGCTGCTGTAGGCTTCATATCCTTAGCTTTAAGGATATTATGGAGCAAAGAGAAGGGAGAGCAACGATTTGGGAGAAGAAAGCATTCTCATAAACATTGA